From Streptomyces asiaticus, one genomic window encodes:
- the rsgA gene encoding ribosome small subunit-dependent GTPase A, which translates to MFNTSSDATSPYSLAAYGWDDGWAETFAPYAAQGLVPGRVIRVDRGQCDLVTPSGLARADTELVTPRDPMRIVCTGDWTAVDAEGDPRYVRTLLPRRTAFVRSTSSKRSDGQVLAANADHAVIAVSLAAELDLGRVERFTALAWESGAQPLLVLTKADLVPDPDTLAHLVSDTETAAPGVRVLPVSSATGEGVDELGALLAPGTAVLLGQSGAGKSTLANALVGEAVQDVRAIRDSDGKGRHTTTTRDLLPLPSGGALIDTPGLRGVGLWDAEGGVAQAFAEIEELAERCRFPDCAHQVEPGCAVLAAIDDGALPERRLESYRKLLRENERLAARTDARLRAELRRDWKQRQALGRHMMERKRGPKRQR; encoded by the coding sequence GTGTTCAACACTTCTTCTGACGCCACCTCTCCGTACTCCCTCGCCGCCTATGGCTGGGACGACGGCTGGGCGGAGACGTTCGCCCCGTACGCCGCGCAGGGCCTGGTGCCCGGCCGGGTGATCCGGGTGGACCGCGGCCAGTGCGATCTGGTCACGCCGAGCGGCCTGGCGAGGGCCGACACCGAGCTGGTGACGCCGCGCGATCCGATGCGGATCGTGTGCACCGGCGACTGGACCGCCGTGGACGCCGAGGGCGATCCGCGCTACGTCCGCACGCTGCTGCCGCGCCGTACCGCCTTCGTACGGTCCACCTCCTCCAAGCGCTCGGACGGCCAGGTTCTCGCCGCCAACGCCGATCACGCCGTCATCGCCGTCTCCCTCGCCGCCGAGCTGGACCTGGGGCGGGTGGAGCGGTTCACCGCGCTGGCCTGGGAGAGCGGCGCCCAGCCGCTGCTCGTCCTCACCAAGGCCGATCTGGTGCCCGACCCGGACACCCTCGCCCATCTGGTGTCCGACACCGAGACGGCGGCGCCCGGTGTGCGGGTGCTGCCGGTCAGCTCCGCGACGGGGGAGGGGGTGGACGAGCTCGGCGCCCTGCTCGCCCCCGGCACGGCCGTGCTGCTCGGCCAGTCCGGCGCGGGCAAGTCCACGCTGGCGAACGCGCTGGTGGGCGAGGCCGTCCAGGACGTACGGGCGATCCGCGACAGCGACGGCAAGGGGCGGCACACCACGACCACCCGCGATCTGCTGCCCCTGCCCTCGGGCGGGGCGCTGATCGACACCCCGGGGCTGCGCGGGGTGGGGCTGTGGGACGCCGAGGGCGGTGTCGCGCAGGCGTTCGCCGAGATCGAGGAGCTCGCCGAGCGGTGCCGCTTCCCCGACTGCGCCCACCAGGTCGAGCCGGGGTGCGCGGTGCTCGCCGCGATCGACGACGGCGCGCTGCCGGAGCGGCGGCTGGAGAGCTACCGCAAGTTGCTCCGCGAGAACGAGCGACTCGCCGCCCGTACGGACGCGCGGCTACGTGCCGAGCTGCGGCGGGACTGGAAGCAGCGGCAGGCGCTCGGCCGTCACATGATGGAGCGCAAGCGGGGGCCGAAGCGGCAGCGGTAG